Proteins co-encoded in one Abditibacteriota bacterium genomic window:
- a CDS encoding CDP-alcohol phosphatidyltransferase family protein, whose translation MKRGQLFYTANVITGLRFVFSAGVLAAPLFSPVFYTTYLAAGLSDMVDGTVARKTGTAGEFGAKLDTAADTVLAAACLIKLIPALDIPLWLVVWTGVIGLIKAVNIIAGYVMHNKFVAVHSALNKATGVALFLLPLTLSVIDLTCSGACACALATLAALHEGLLVRRGTDKN comes from the coding sequence CTGAAGCGGGGACAACTCTTTTATACGGCAAATGTCATCACCGGCCTTCGGTTCGTCTTCAGCGCCGGCGTGCTGGCGGCTCCTCTTTTTTCGCCGGTCTTCTATACCACGTATCTGGCGGCAGGCCTCAGCGATATGGTGGACGGGACCGTCGCGAGAAAAACGGGGACTGCCGGTGAATTCGGAGCGAAGCTGGATACGGCGGCCGATACGGTTCTGGCAGCAGCATGCCTGATAAAGCTGATCCCGGCGCTGGATATTCCCCTGTGGCTTGTGGTCTGGACCGGTGTGATAGGGCTGATCAAAGCGGTCAATATCATAGCCGGATACGTGATGCATAACAAGTTTGTTGCAGTCCATTCCGCGCTGAATAAGGCGACAGGCGTTGCGCTGTTTCTATTGCCGCTGACGCTGTCCGTGATCGATCTGACCTGCAGCGGCGCCTGCGCCTGTGCGCTGGCGACCCTTGCC